In one window of Paraflavitalea soli DNA:
- a CDS encoding peptidase associated/transthyretin-like domain-containing protein, whose product MNSSTKLLCLAIAIATLSSCASIVSKSNWPVTFHSNPVGANITITNKKGIEVYSGKTPATMKLKSGSGFFGKESYTVVLNLDGYEAKTLKLDCKLNGWYFGNILFGGLIGLLIVDPATGAMYKLDKDFIEETLSKGPAATTQATGNQPSLQILNKDEVPASWSSHMVKL is encoded by the coding sequence ATGAATTCCTCTACCAAACTACTTTGCCTGGCAATTGCTATTGCCACCCTGTCCAGTTGTGCTTCCATCGTTAGTAAAAGTAATTGGCCCGTTACCTTTCATTCCAATCCCGTAGGCGCCAATATTACCATTACCAATAAAAAAGGTATTGAAGTGTATTCCGGTAAAACGCCTGCTACCATGAAATTGAAATCAGGCTCAGGCTTCTTTGGCAAAGAATCCTACACCGTAGTGCTCAATTTAGATGGCTATGAAGCCAAAACGCTCAAGCTCGATTGTAAACTGAACGGTTGGTATTTTGGCAACATCCTGTTTGGAGGATTGATCGGCTTGCTCATTGTAGATCCCGCTACCGGCGCCATGTACAAGCTTGACAAAGATTTTATTGAAGAAACATTGAGCAAAGGCCCCGCTGCCACTACCCAGGCTACCGGCAACCAGCCTTCCCTGCAAATATTGAACAAAGACGAAGTGCCTGCCAGTTGGTCCAGCCACATGGTTAAGTTGTAA
- a CDS encoding dihydrofolate reductase family protein: MKKLKLQMQTSVDGFVGDLKDRTDWLVWNWGPEWTWDEALRKHFIQFHDTIDTVLLSRKMAQEGFIGHWGRVAANTVDPQYPFAKAITDASKVVFTKTLSQSTWDNTRLAKGDLATEVNALKKQPGKDLVVYGGASFVSSLVEAGLIDEFHLFVNPVVLGSGLSIFKDPASKLNLRLVNTQPFDCGVTVLTYVSP; this comes from the coding sequence ATGAAAAAATTGAAGCTACAGATGCAAACCTCGGTGGATGGTTTTGTAGGCGATCTCAAGGATAGAACGGATTGGCTGGTATGGAACTGGGGGCCTGAGTGGACCTGGGATGAGGCATTGCGGAAACATTTCATTCAATTCCATGATACTATTGATACGGTATTGCTGAGCCGGAAAATGGCACAGGAAGGTTTTATCGGGCATTGGGGCAGGGTAGCAGCCAATACCGTCGATCCTCAATACCCGTTTGCGAAAGCGATTACCGATGCTTCCAAAGTCGTGTTTACCAAAACACTCAGTCAATCTACCTGGGATAACACCCGTCTGGCCAAAGGCGATCTGGCCACGGAGGTCAATGCATTGAAGAAGCAGCCCGGGAAGGACCTGGTCGTATATGGCGGGGCCAGCTTCGTCTCATCCCTGGTAGAAGCAGGGCTGATCGATGAGTTTCATTTATTCGTGAATCCGGTTGTGCTTGGCAGTGGCCTGTCTATCTTTAAGGACCCTGCATCGAAGTTGAACCTGCGCCTGGTCAATACACAGCCATTTGATTGTGGGGTAACGGTGCTGACCTATGTCAGCCCCTAA
- a CDS encoding T9SS type A sorting domain-containing protein translates to MLKLYPSVKRCAILLFSAFIASPAFTATFTVTNTNSSGAGSLAQAITDANNNAGPDDIQFNIAGAGPFTINLAAALPVIGAGGLTINGYTQTGAVQGLIATRTIQININAAGAGGNAFTIDADNVTIAGLAIYSAPGYGIKVNPNGVDNVNIWGNYIGTNSTGLATGLGNIAGGIDVNNGSSFTPSTNIIVGTNGDGTNDANEGNLITSSASPTTNNGDGVLFWRCTGSIIAGNIIGLDKNGSGTGFGHSRDGVIITVFSTNNTIGTNGNGTSDALEKNIICANAGRGILVGASSNNNVIAGNSIGIDGTNGPAGNGTQGIEILNSSNNRIGTDGIGANGDEGNAISDNGQAGIRINSASFFGFEASSNDNTIAGNFIGIFGNGGNGIELLASFSPFTVNNNIIGSNRDGTGDVDEGNTIINNTLNGIFASMPGAGTAITGNKFSGNAIYDNGLLGIDLAGGTEVSGVTANDDGDADAGANDLLNAPVITSIQIDGSDVVITGYSRPNSIIEFYIPDAAPTPNPLPGGFTKSFGQGETYVTRAREGATFNGITDTDAGTGSYTGAEEGVGGAGTITENKFSFRIPLASIPVTITAGTRLTSIASLNPFGAGSTSEFGGVSVASNLPVHFTSFNGRVKDGQSLLTWTTAEEQNNSYFEVQKSANGSTYTSIGKVSPKGGHTNQYEFTDGSTLASINYYRLKQVDLDGRFMYSKVLILRNNLEKFSVKAGPNPFAGNISLFYQLEKDEALQIRLYDQGGRTVKQYTTRGGAGVNTYNITDLNNLPKGNYTLELTGETVKHRQQVIKQ, encoded by the coding sequence ATGCTTAAACTCTACCCAAGCGTAAAGAGATGTGCTATTCTCTTGTTTAGTGCTTTTATTGCCTCACCAGCCTTCACGGCCACTTTTACAGTAACAAATACCAACAGCAGCGGTGCCGGCTCCCTGGCACAAGCCATTACGGATGCCAACAACAATGCCGGGCCCGACGATATTCAATTCAATATAGCAGGCGCCGGCCCCTTTACCATCAACCTGGCAGCCGCATTGCCGGTTATCGGTGCAGGTGGTCTCACCATTAATGGCTATACACAAACAGGTGCGGTACAAGGCCTCATTGCCACCCGCACCATTCAGATCAATATCAATGCAGCAGGCGCTGGCGGCAACGCTTTTACGATTGATGCTGACAATGTGACCATTGCCGGTTTAGCTATCTATAGTGCACCGGGATATGGTATCAAGGTCAATCCCAACGGCGTAGACAATGTAAACATCTGGGGTAACTATATTGGCACCAACAGTACCGGACTCGCAACCGGCCTGGGCAATATTGCCGGCGGTATTGATGTAAACAATGGCAGCAGCTTCACTCCCTCCACCAATATTATTGTAGGTACAAATGGAGATGGCACCAATGATGCCAATGAAGGCAACCTGATCACCAGCAGCGCAAGTCCTACTACCAATAATGGCGATGGCGTATTGTTCTGGCGTTGCACCGGCAGCATCATTGCCGGCAATATCATCGGGCTGGATAAAAATGGTAGCGGTACAGGCTTTGGACACTCCAGGGATGGTGTAATTATTACCGTTTTTTCTACCAACAATACCATTGGCACCAATGGCAATGGCACCAGTGACGCCCTCGAAAAAAACATTATCTGCGCCAACGCCGGTCGCGGCATATTGGTCGGCGCCAGCTCCAATAACAATGTGATCGCCGGAAACTCCATTGGCATCGATGGTACCAATGGACCGGCAGGCAATGGTACACAAGGTATCGAGATCCTCAACAGCTCCAATAACCGCATTGGTACCGATGGTATCGGCGCCAATGGTGATGAAGGCAATGCGATTTCCGACAATGGCCAGGCCGGCATCCGGATCAACAGCGCCAGCTTCTTCGGCTTTGAAGCCTCCTCCAATGACAATACCATTGCCGGTAATTTTATTGGGATCTTCGGTAACGGTGGCAATGGCATCGAGCTACTGGCTTCCTTTAGTCCTTTTACCGTCAATAACAATATTATCGGGTCCAACCGTGATGGCACAGGGGATGTCGATGAAGGGAATACGATCATCAACAATACGCTGAACGGTATTTTTGCTTCCATGCCCGGTGCCGGCACAGCCATTACCGGCAACAAGTTCTCCGGCAACGCTATTTATGACAATGGTTTGCTGGGTATTGACCTGGCGGGTGGCACAGAAGTCAGCGGCGTAACAGCCAATGACGATGGAGATGCTGACGCCGGCGCCAACGACCTGCTCAATGCGCCCGTGATCACTTCTATACAAATAGATGGCAGCGACGTCGTAATAACCGGATACAGCCGCCCCAATAGTATCATTGAATTTTATATTCCCGATGCTGCTCCTACACCCAACCCCCTGCCCGGCGGTTTTACCAAAAGCTTTGGCCAGGGTGAGACTTATGTAACACGTGCACGCGAAGGAGCTACCTTCAATGGAATTACTGATACGGATGCAGGCACAGGCTCTTATACAGGTGCAGAGGAAGGTGTAGGCGGAGCTGGTACAATTACCGAGAATAAATTCAGCTTCCGTATTCCGCTTGCTTCGATACCTGTGACTATTACAGCCGGCACCCGGCTCACCTCCATTGCTTCCCTGAATCCTTTCGGCGCAGGCAGCACTTCCGAATTTGGCGGCGTTTCCGTAGCCTCCAACCTGCCTGTTCATTTCACTTCCTTCAACGGACGTGTAAAAGACGGCCAATCACTCCTCACCTGGACCACCGCCGAAGAACAGAACAACAGTTATTTTGAAGTACAGAAGAGCGCTAACGGCAGCACTTATACCAGCATTGGAAAAGTAAGCCCCAAAGGCGGACACACCAATCAATACGAATTCACCGACGGATCAACCCTCGCCAGCATCAACTACTATCGCCTGAAGCAGGTAGACCTCGACGGCAGGTTTATGTACAGCAAAGTACTGATCCTCAGAAACAACCTGGAGAAGTTCTCCGTAAAAGCTGGTCCTAATCCATTTGCAGGCAACATCAGCCTCTTCTACCAACTGGAAAAAGACGAAGCCCTCCAGATACGTTTGTATGACCAGGGCGGCCGTACCGTGAAGCAATACACTACACGTGGCGGAGCCGGTGTCAACACCTACAATATCACCGATCTCAACAACCTGCCCAAGGGCAATTATACCCTGGAGCTGACCGGCGAAACCGTGAAGCACAGGCAGCAGGTGATCAAACAATAA
- a CDS encoding DUF4339 domain-containing protein — MKKYYLYNGSRQYGPFSYAELKHQHLLRSTPVWYEGLNEWVPAGSVEELQAIVPAACPPPFIVSNADTGTSPRPFPGPATSRINTRFRNRVLFISCLIVCLLVVLTIVAISLW; from the coding sequence ATGAAAAAGTATTACCTGTACAATGGCAGCCGCCAATACGGGCCTTTTAGTTATGCCGAGCTCAAACACCAGCACCTGCTCCGCAGCACACCCGTCTGGTATGAAGGGTTGAATGAATGGGTGCCGGCCGGTTCAGTAGAGGAACTCCAGGCCATCGTGCCGGCCGCCTGTCCCCCACCCTTTATTGTCTCCAATGCCGATACGGGAACCTCTCCCAGGCCCTTTCCCGGCCCCGCTACCTCACGTATCAACACCCGGTTCCGCAACAGGGTATTGTTTATCTCCTGCCTCATTGTATGCCTGCTGGTAGTGCTAACAATTGTGGCTATTAGCTTATGGTAG
- a CDS encoding 3-keto-disaccharide hydrolase, with product MKSSFFVLLLALVVCAGCKTTKTSTDGAKWISLFNGKDLNDWFVKIQHHEVGDNFGNTFRIEDSMIRVKYDQYGDFNDQFGHLYYKIPFSYYHLKLEYRFVGELQKGAPDYTLRNSGVMYHSQDPRTMPKEQDWPISIEMQFLGGLGDGKPRSTGNMCSPGTHIVYQGKLDTRHCINSTSKTYDGDQWVRAELIVLGDSLITHIINGDTVMQYSKPQIGGPVVNRYDPAIKQDGKLLNSGFIALQSEGQPVDFRRIQLLDLSATKPR from the coding sequence ATGAAATCCTCCTTTTTTGTTCTGCTCCTTGCCCTGGTTGTTTGCGCCGGTTGTAAGACCACCAAAACCAGTACCGACGGCGCTAAATGGATATCCCTCTTTAATGGCAAAGACCTCAACGACTGGTTTGTGAAGATCCAGCACCATGAAGTAGGTGACAATTTTGGCAATACCTTCCGCATAGAGGACAGCATGATCCGCGTAAAGTATGACCAGTATGGCGATTTCAACGACCAGTTTGGTCACCTCTATTATAAAATACCCTTTTCTTATTATCACCTCAAACTGGAATACCGCTTTGTAGGTGAACTCCAAAAGGGCGCACCCGATTATACCCTGCGCAACAGCGGTGTGATGTATCATTCACAGGATCCACGCACCATGCCCAAAGAACAGGACTGGCCCATCTCCATCGAAATGCAATTCCTCGGCGGATTGGGCGATGGCAAACCAAGAAGCACCGGCAATATGTGTTCACCCGGCACACATATCGTGTACCAGGGCAAACTGGATACCCGCCATTGTATCAACTCCACGTCCAAAACCTATGATGGCGATCAGTGGGTGCGTGCCGAACTGATCGTGCTGGGCGATTCGCTGATCACCCATATTATCAATGGCGATACCGTGATGCAATATTCCAAACCCCAGATAGGTGGTCCCGTAGTCAACCGGTACGATCCGGCCATCAAGCAGGATGGTAAACTATTGAACAGCGGCTTTATAGCCCTGCAAAGTGAAGGACAGCCCGTAGATTTCAGGAGGATTCAGCTATTGGACCTTTCTGCAACCAAGCCTCGTTAG
- a CDS encoding glycoside hydrolase family 130 protein, whose product MYKAFLKRLEQLESSYEQLIRVPNEAMESFNGIYRRYRHAVLTHQHTPIFWRYDLNYGTNPHLMERFGINAVFNAGAIKWKGKYMVIARVEGLDRKSFFAVAESDNGIDGFRFWDYPIQMPETEIPDTNIYDMRVVQHEDGWVYGIFCTERRDPRAPEADQSAAIAQCGIARTKDLVNWERLPDLQTPSPQQRNVVLHPELVNGQYAFYTRPQDGFINAGSGGGIGFGLSKTIEQAIITEEVVIDQKRYHTVYEAKNGLGPEPLKTSAGWLHMAHGVRHTAAGLRYVLYLFMTDLQDITKVIYKPAGYFMAPEGEERVGDVSNVLFCNGWIADEDGKVFIYYASSDTRLHVATSTIEQLTDYVMHTPPDGLRSASSAETLVHIIEGNQSYLDQQSDGVTLDREGTAGKIP is encoded by the coding sequence ATGTATAAAGCATTTCTAAAGAGATTAGAGCAGTTGGAAAGTAGTTATGAGCAATTGATCCGCGTACCCAATGAGGCCATGGAATCGTTCAATGGTATTTACCGCCGGTACAGGCATGCGGTGCTTACGCACCAGCATACGCCGATCTTCTGGCGGTATGACTTAAACTATGGCACCAATCCGCACCTGATGGAACGCTTTGGCATCAATGCGGTGTTCAATGCCGGTGCTATCAAATGGAAGGGGAAGTACATGGTGATCGCCCGGGTGGAAGGACTGGACCGGAAATCTTTTTTTGCAGTAGCGGAAAGTGATAATGGCATTGATGGTTTCAGGTTTTGGGATTATCCCATCCAGATGCCTGAAACAGAAATACCGGATACTAATATTTATGATATGCGGGTGGTGCAGCATGAAGATGGATGGGTGTATGGCATTTTCTGTACGGAGCGCAGGGACCCCAGGGCGCCGGAAGCGGATCAGTCGGCGGCTATTGCGCAGTGTGGTATAGCCCGTACGAAAGACCTGGTGAACTGGGAACGACTGCCGGACCTGCAGACACCATCACCCCAGCAGCGCAATGTGGTGCTGCATCCTGAACTGGTGAATGGCCAGTATGCTTTTTATACGCGTCCGCAGGATGGGTTCATCAATGCCGGCAGCGGCGGCGGTATTGGTTTTGGATTGAGCAAGACGATCGAACAGGCCATCATCACAGAAGAGGTGGTGATCGATCAAAAACGATACCATACGGTGTATGAGGCCAAGAATGGCCTAGGCCCCGAACCGCTGAAAACCTCCGCCGGATGGCTGCATATGGCGCATGGGGTGCGGCATACGGCCGCAGGGCTGCGCTATGTTTTGTACCTCTTCATGACGGACCTGCAGGATATCACCAAAGTGATCTACAAGCCTGCGGGTTATTTTATGGCGCCGGAAGGGGAGGAAAGGGTAGGCGATGTGTCCAATGTATTGTTCTGCAACGGCTGGATCGCCGATGAGGATGGAAAAGTATTCATTTATTATGCCTCCTCCGATACGCGCCTGCATGTGGCTACCTCTACTATTGAACAGCTTACCGATTACGTCATGCATACGCCACCCGATGGTCTCCGGTCTGCCAGTTCTGCCGAAACCCTGGTCCATATTATTGAAGGGAACCAATCTTACCTGGACCAGCAAAGTGATGGCGTAACACTGGACAGGGAGGGGACTGCCGGAAAAATACCATGA
- a CDS encoding AGE family epimerase/isomerase, whose product MTTPVIQDEPVRHQLFVFRREIEQEFRSILSWWIDHAQDEQYGGFYGSIDHHNTIDILAPKGSVLNSRILWAFSAAWNRTQHQPYLAMATRAYEYIVMHFADEVMGGVYWTVDHAGHPFDTKKQVYAQAFTLYAFCEYYKASRQELVKDRAIELYTLIERYSYDREREGYLEAFDREWQPMKDLRLSAKDANEQKSMNTHLHVLEAYTNLYAIWPDDGLRRQITRLINNFLDHIIHPVSHHQILFFDEHWHARSTIVSFGHDIEASWLLVEAANIVSDGELIIRVKKVALQMAYAAARGLDFDGGMWYEQDSATNLWVKEKHWWPQAEALVGFFHAWQMSSDNIFLQHTLNNWEFIRENMIDTEFGEWRWGVLNEASGTDKTIMSWEDKAGLWKCPYHNGRACMELMKRIDGMVKS is encoded by the coding sequence ATGACAACCCCTGTTATACAGGACGAGCCTGTACGTCACCAGTTATTCGTATTCCGCCGCGAGATCGAACAAGAATTCCGTTCCATTCTTTCCTGGTGGATAGACCATGCCCAGGACGAGCAGTATGGCGGTTTTTATGGCAGTATTGATCACCACAACACTATTGATATCCTGGCCCCCAAAGGGAGTGTGCTGAACAGCCGCATTCTATGGGCATTTTCCGCTGCCTGGAATCGTACGCAGCATCAGCCCTACCTGGCCATGGCTACCAGGGCTTATGAATATATTGTCATGCATTTTGCCGACGAAGTAATGGGTGGTGTTTACTGGACGGTAGACCATGCCGGTCACCCCTTCGATACGAAAAAGCAGGTGTATGCGCAGGCCTTCACTTTGTATGCTTTCTGCGAATATTATAAAGCTTCCCGGCAGGAATTGGTGAAGGACCGGGCGATCGAATTGTACACGCTCATCGAGCGATACAGCTATGACCGGGAGCGGGAAGGCTACCTGGAAGCCTTTGACCGGGAGTGGCAACCGATGAAGGATCTGCGGTTAAGCGCGAAGGATGCCAATGAGCAAAAGTCCATGAACACGCACCTGCATGTATTGGAAGCTTATACGAATCTTTATGCAATATGGCCCGATGATGGTTTGCGGCGGCAAATTACCCGCCTGATCAATAATTTCCTGGACCATATCATTCATCCTGTCAGCCACCACCAAATATTGTTCTTTGATGAGCATTGGCATGCCCGGAGTACGATCGTCTCTTTTGGGCATGATATAGAAGCTTCGTGGTTATTGGTGGAAGCGGCGAATATCGTTTCCGATGGTGAGCTGATCATCCGGGTGAAGAAGGTAGCCCTGCAAATGGCTTATGCAGCTGCCCGGGGATTGGATTTTGATGGAGGCATGTGGTATGAGCAGGATAGTGCTACCAACTTATGGGTAAAAGAAAAGCATTGGTGGCCGCAGGCAGAAGCGCTGGTAGGTTTCTTTCATGCCTGGCAAATGAGTAGTGACAACATTTTCCTGCAACATACGCTCAACAACTGGGAGTTTATCCGGGAAAATATGATCGATACGGAATTTGGCGAGTGGCGCTGGGGCGTGCTCAATGAGGCCTCCGGCACAGACAAGACGATCATGTCGTGGGAAGATAAGGCCGGCCTGTGGAAATGTCCTTACCACAATGGCCGGGCTTGTATGGAACTCATGAAACGAATTGACGGAATGGTGAAATCGTGA
- a CDS encoding sodium:solute symporter family protein, whose product MKLTVLDISIIVAYLVTMVVIGWVLRKKARTNKENYLMGGKKLPWYMLGLSDASDMFDISGTMWMVALCFVYGMKSLWIPWLWPVFNQVFMMMFLSKWLRRSNATTGAEWLATRFGSSGKGVRGSHNITVAFALLSCFGFLAYGFVGLGKFIEIFVPWDLVKDYVPFAISREFVPHFYGIIFTLFAMFYSILGGMHSIVLGDVIKYCVMTVACISIAVIAMIHLHGKTLTVPAGWETPAFGWKLDLDWRQIIPDANKKISEDGFGLFGIFFMMMLFKGVLASLAGPAPNYDMQKVLSTRSPREASKMSGFVSIILLPIRYSMIIGLTVLALLYYHQLDLGDTAGGTDFEKVLPATINAFLPVGILGLVLTGLLGAFMGTFSGTLNAAQAYIVNDIYLKYVDPQAPNKRVISMNYLAGIVVVTIGVALGFFAKNVNSVLQWIVGGLYGGYIAANMLKWYWWRFNAHGFFWGMTSGIVAALIFPKLVGGLDLYYWPWLFVISLAGSIVGTYTAPATDMEILKTFYRTVKPWGFWQPVHALVVAADPAFVPNRRFKLDMFNVVLGIVAQCCLTLLPMYIVLWLKLPLLITIGILLVIVLILKRTWWDKLED is encoded by the coding sequence ATGAAGTTAACCGTATTGGACATTAGCATTATTGTAGCCTATCTCGTTACGATGGTCGTGATAGGCTGGGTACTTAGAAAGAAGGCGCGGACCAACAAGGAAAACTACCTGATGGGTGGTAAGAAACTGCCCTGGTATATGCTCGGACTCAGCGATGCCTCGGACATGTTCGATATCAGCGGCACGATGTGGATGGTGGCGCTTTGTTTTGTATATGGCATGAAAAGTCTTTGGATACCCTGGCTATGGCCGGTATTCAACCAGGTGTTTATGATGATGTTCCTGTCTAAGTGGCTGCGCCGCTCCAATGCCACTACGGGCGCCGAATGGCTGGCTACGCGGTTTGGCAGCAGTGGGAAAGGGGTAAGAGGGTCGCACAATATTACAGTGGCCTTTGCGCTGCTGAGCTGTTTTGGTTTCCTGGCCTATGGCTTTGTGGGACTGGGTAAGTTCATTGAGATCTTTGTGCCCTGGGACCTGGTAAAAGACTATGTACCCTTTGCCATCTCGCGTGAATTTGTGCCGCATTTCTATGGCATCATCTTCACGCTCTTTGCCATGTTCTATTCTATACTGGGTGGCATGCACAGTATCGTGCTGGGTGATGTGATCAAGTATTGTGTGATGACGGTGGCTTGTATCTCCATTGCGGTGATCGCTATGATCCATTTACATGGAAAAACCTTGACGGTGCCGGCCGGCTGGGAAACGCCCGCCTTTGGCTGGAAGCTGGACCTCGACTGGAGGCAGATCATACCAGATGCGAATAAAAAGATCAGTGAGGATGGTTTTGGTCTCTTTGGGATATTCTTTATGATGATGTTGTTCAAAGGGGTGCTGGCCAGCCTGGCAGGACCTGCGCCCAATTATGATATGCAGAAAGTATTGTCTACGCGCTCACCGCGCGAGGCTTCGAAAATGAGTGGCTTTGTATCGATCATCCTGCTGCCCATTCGTTACTCGATGATCATCGGGCTCACGGTATTGGCCTTGTTGTATTATCATCAGCTGGACCTGGGAGATACTGCCGGGGGAACGGATTTCGAAAAAGTGCTGCCTGCCACCATCAATGCCTTTTTACCGGTGGGTATCCTGGGACTGGTATTGACGGGCTTGCTGGGGGCCTTCATGGGTACTTTTTCCGGAACGCTCAATGCTGCACAGGCGTATATCGTCAACGATATCTACCTGAAATATGTGGACCCGCAGGCGCCGAACAAGCGGGTGATCTCTATGAATTACCTGGCGGGTATTGTGGTGGTGACGATTGGGGTGGCGCTGGGGTTCTTTGCCAAAAATGTAAACAGTGTATTGCAATGGATCGTGGGCGGACTGTACGGCGGTTACATAGCCGCCAATATGCTCAAGTGGTATTGGTGGCGCTTCAATGCACATGGTTTTTTCTGGGGCATGACCAGCGGCATTGTGGCGGCGTTGATCTTTCCCAAGCTGGTTGGCGGCCTCGATCTCTATTACTGGCCCTGGTTGTTTGTGATCTCGCTGGCGGGCAGCATCGTGGGCACGTATACGGCGCCTGCTACTGATATGGAAATATTAAAGACCTTTTACAGAACGGTAAAGCCCTGGGGTTTCTGGCAGCCGGTACATGCACTGGTAGTAGCAGCAGATCCGGCCTTTGTGCCCAACAGGCGCTTTAAACTGGATATGTTCAATGTAGTGCTGGGTATTGTAGCGCAATGTTGTCTTACGCTGCTGCCCATGTACATCGTATTGTGGCTGAAGTTGCCGTTGCTGATTACAATAGGAATATTATTAGTGATTGTACTGATACTGAAAAGGACCTGGTGGGATAAACTGGAGGATTAA